One window of Magnetospirillum sp. WYHS-4 genomic DNA carries:
- the hrpB gene encoding ATP-dependent helicase HrpB: protein MDISPLPVAEVLSRLRQVLREGRAAVLEAPPGAGKTTLVPLALLDEPWRGDGTILVLEPRRLAAKAAARRMAALKGETPGETVGFRVRLESAVGPRTRIEVVTEGILTRRLLDDPSLEGVAAVIFDEFHERSIQADLGLALCLEVQAALRDDLRLVVMSATLDGAAVARLMGGVAEIRCEGRMHPVAVHHLDRPATRNLEGAMATAVRQALRDEMGSLLAFLPGEREIRRVQALLEEGDLPEGVRIAPLYGALSPAEQDAAIRPAADGVRKVVLATDIAETSLTIEGVRVVIDGGLRRAPRFDPRSGLSRLETVRISKASAEQRRGRAGRLEPGICFRLWPAAEQAALAPFDRPEILDADLAPLALDLARWGAANPGGLAWLDPPPAAAFAQARDLLADLEALDGDGRLTSQGESMAGMAVHPRLAHMVLAGKEKGMGGLACDLAALLEERDILAGGRDADLRHRLEVLHGEGRAEVHRGALQRARAASEVWRGRLRIDGRSTGCADAAGGLLALAFPDRLAQRRPGGIGRFLMRNGRGARLSETDPLAAADWLAVADVDAAGPEGRIFLAAPLALTEVEDLFGPDIGEEAVVEWDVREEAVLSRRRRRLGALVLDEGPWDRAPKDRIAAAMAEGVGQLGIDVLPWTPELRQWQARVALMRRLDHGGKGWPDISDVALATGVGVWLPPFLEGIARRSQLGRLDLRAALESLLPWDLRSLLDDAAPSHLTVPTGSRILLDYTADGGPVLAVRLQEMLGQADTPRVAGGAVPVLLHLLSPAGRPLQATRDLAGFWKGSYAAVKAEMKGRYPKHPWPDDPLAAAPTRLTKRRMAHNATRPRH from the coding sequence ATGGATATTTCCCCGCTTCCCGTCGCCGAAGTTCTATCCCGGCTCCGCCAGGTTCTGCGCGAGGGCCGGGCCGCCGTTCTGGAGGCACCGCCGGGAGCCGGCAAGACCACCCTGGTGCCCCTGGCCTTGCTGGACGAGCCCTGGCGCGGCGACGGCACCATCCTGGTGCTGGAGCCCCGACGGTTGGCAGCCAAGGCGGCGGCGCGGCGCATGGCCGCCTTGAAAGGCGAGACGCCCGGAGAAACCGTGGGCTTCCGGGTGCGGCTCGAATCGGCGGTTGGCCCCCGCACTCGAATCGAGGTGGTGACCGAGGGCATCCTGACCCGGCGCCTGCTGGACGACCCGTCCCTGGAAGGGGTGGCGGCGGTGATCTTCGACGAATTCCACGAACGCAGCATCCAGGCCGACCTGGGCCTCGCGCTTTGCCTGGAGGTTCAGGCAGCCCTGCGCGACGACCTGCGGCTGGTGGTCATGTCGGCGACCCTGGACGGGGCGGCGGTGGCCCGCCTGATGGGCGGCGTAGCGGAAATCCGCTGCGAAGGCCGGATGCACCCCGTCGCGGTCCATCATCTTGACCGGCCGGCCACCCGCAACCTGGAAGGAGCGATGGCGACGGCCGTCCGTCAGGCGTTGCGGGACGAGATGGGCAGCCTGCTGGCCTTCCTGCCCGGCGAGCGGGAAATCCGCCGCGTCCAAGCCTTGCTGGAAGAAGGCGACTTGCCGGAGGGCGTCCGCATCGCTCCCCTATACGGGGCGCTGAGCCCGGCGGAACAGGACGCAGCCATCCGGCCGGCGGCCGACGGTGTCCGCAAGGTGGTGCTGGCTACCGACATCGCCGAGACCAGCCTGACCATCGAGGGCGTGCGGGTGGTGATCGACGGAGGACTCAGGCGGGCCCCGCGCTTCGATCCCCGTAGCGGCCTTTCCCGCCTGGAGACGGTGCGCATCTCCAAGGCATCGGCCGAGCAGCGGCGCGGGCGCGCCGGGCGGCTGGAGCCCGGCATCTGCTTTCGTCTCTGGCCGGCGGCGGAACAGGCGGCCCTGGCGCCCTTCGACCGGCCGGAGATCCTGGACGCCGACCTGGCCCCGTTGGCTCTCGATCTAGCGCGCTGGGGGGCTGCCAACCCAGGAGGGCTCGCCTGGCTCGACCCGCCCCCTGCCGCCGCCTTCGCCCAGGCGAGGGACTTGCTCGCCGACCTGGAAGCGCTGGACGGCGACGGACGCCTGACGTCCCAGGGCGAGTCCATGGCGGGGATGGCGGTCCATCCGCGCCTGGCCCATATGGTGCTGGCCGGCAAGGAAAAGGGGATGGGCGGCCTGGCATGCGATCTGGCGGCCCTGCTGGAGGAAAGAGATATCCTGGCAGGCGGCCGCGACGCCGATCTTCGCCATCGCCTGGAGGTGTTGCACGGCGAAGGACGGGCCGAGGTGCATCGGGGCGCGTTGCAGCGGGCCCGCGCCGCCTCCGAGGTCTGGCGCGGCCGGCTGCGCATCGATGGCCGTTCCACGGGATGCGCGGATGCAGCCGGCGGGCTGCTCGCCCTGGCCTTTCCCGACCGCCTGGCCCAGCGGCGGCCGGGTGGCATCGGAAGGTTCCTGATGCGCAACGGGCGCGGCGCCCGCCTGTCCGAGACCGATCCGCTGGCTGCCGCCGACTGGCTGGCGGTGGCCGATGTCGACGCGGCCGGGCCGGAAGGGCGGATTTTCCTCGCCGCCCCGCTGGCCCTGACCGAAGTCGAGGACCTGTTCGGCCCCGACATCGGCGAAGAAGCCGTGGTCGAATGGGACGTCCGCGAGGAAGCCGTCCTGTCCCGCCGCCGCCGTCGGCTCGGAGCGCTGGTGCTGGACGAGGGACCCTGGGACCGGGCGCCGAAGGACCGGATCGCCGCAGCCATGGCGGAAGGGGTGGGGCAGCTGGGGATCGATGTCCTGCCATGGACGCCGGAACTGCGCCAATGGCAGGCGCGGGTGGCGCTGATGCGCCGGCTGGACCATGGCGGCAAGGGTTGGCCCGACATTTCCGATGTCGCGCTGGCGACGGGTGTGGGGGTTTGGCTGCCGCCTTTCCTGGAGGGCATAGCCCGACGTAGCCAACTCGGCCGTCTGGACCTGCGCGCCGCCCTGGAATCATTGTTGCCCTGGGACTTGCGGAGCCTGCTGGACGACGCGGCGCCTTCCCACCTGACGGTACCCACCGGATCGCGCATTCTCCTCGACTACACGGCGGACGGCGGGCCAGTGCTGGCGGTACGATTGCAGGAAATGCTGGGCCAGGCGGATACGCCAAGGGTGGCCGGGGGAGCGGTGCCGGTGCTGCTTCACCTCCTGTCGCCC
- a CDS encoding elongation factor G: MGTKAPSAPRCAVFVGPYLSGKTTLLESVLKACGATNRKGSIKEGNTVGDTSPEARSRLMSTEPNLASTEYLGDRWTFVDCPGSIELAQDAQNALMVADTAVVVVEPDATKAVALAPLFKFLDDHAVPHIIFINKVDVGSTGIRETVEALQSVSDRHLVLRELPIKDGDGIVGMVDLVSERAFRWEPGKPSEMIKLPDMLKDMEGSARAEMLEELSNFDDHLLEELLEDTVPSTDEIYGNLTKDLQQDLLVPVFFGAAEKDRGITRLLKALRHESAGHEQAARRLGVDPEGEPKATVFKTQHGSGTGKLSFVRVWGGEVKEGDNLNGNRVSGIYRMMGARQDKQPRAGAGEVVAFGRMEDIHTGTLLSPSGKAEHADWPAALTPLYSMAVHADNKADEVKISGAFQKLVEEDPSLSHEHNADTGELVLHGQGEVHLQIAIERLRNRYKLGLKGVHPQVAYKETIRKAATQHSRHKKQSGGHGEFADVHLEVKPLPRGSGFVFDEKITGGAVPRNYIPAVEHGVREFLSRGPLGFPVVDMAVTLTDGQFHAVDSSDMAFRKAAQQGMREAMPNCQPVLLEPVNKVAIAVPTDFTSKVQRLVSGRRGQILGYDARPGWKGWDEVQALMPASEMHDLIVELRSMTLGVGTFTAAFDHLQELTGKLADDIAARRNANNGAH, translated from the coding sequence ATGGGCACCAAGGCGCCGTCCGCGCCCCGTTGCGCGGTTTTCGTCGGACCTTACCTGAGCGGCAAGACGACGCTGCTGGAGAGCGTCCTCAAGGCTTGCGGGGCCACCAATCGAAAGGGCTCCATCAAAGAAGGCAACACGGTCGGCGATACTTCGCCCGAGGCCCGCTCCCGGCTGATGAGCACCGAGCCCAACCTGGCTTCCACCGAATACCTGGGCGACCGCTGGACTTTCGTCGATTGTCCGGGGTCCATCGAACTGGCCCAGGACGCCCAGAACGCCCTCATGGTGGCCGATACGGCGGTGGTGGTGGTGGAACCCGACGCCACCAAGGCCGTGGCCCTGGCGCCGCTGTTCAAGTTCCTGGACGACCATGCCGTCCCCCATATCATCTTCATCAACAAGGTGGACGTGGGTTCCACTGGCATCCGCGAGACCGTGGAGGCCCTCCAATCCGTCTCCGACCGCCATCTGGTGCTGCGCGAACTGCCGATCAAGGACGGCGACGGCATCGTCGGCATGGTCGACTTGGTCAGTGAGCGCGCCTTCCGCTGGGAACCGGGCAAGCCCTCCGAGATGATCAAGCTGCCCGACATGCTGAAGGACATGGAAGGCTCCGCCCGCGCCGAGATGCTGGAGGAACTGTCCAACTTCGACGACCACCTGCTGGAGGAACTGCTCGAAGACACCGTTCCGTCGACGGACGAGATCTACGGAAACCTGACCAAGGACCTGCAGCAGGACTTGCTGGTCCCCGTCTTCTTCGGCGCCGCCGAGAAGGACCGCGGCATCACCCGCCTGCTGAAGGCGCTGCGCCACGAATCCGCCGGCCACGAACAGGCGGCCCGGCGCCTGGGCGTCGACCCGGAAGGCGAGCCCAAGGCCACCGTCTTCAAGACCCAGCACGGCAGCGGCACCGGCAAGCTCAGCTTCGTCCGCGTCTGGGGCGGCGAGGTCAAGGAAGGCGACAACCTGAATGGCAACCGGGTGAGCGGCATCTACCGCATGATGGGCGCCCGCCAGGACAAGCAGCCAAGGGCCGGCGCCGGCGAGGTGGTGGCTTTCGGGCGCATGGAGGACATTCATACCGGGACTCTGCTGTCACCCTCGGGCAAGGCGGAACATGCCGACTGGCCAGCCGCCTTGACGCCGCTCTATTCCATGGCGGTGCACGCCGACAACAAGGCGGACGAGGTGAAGATCAGCGGCGCTTTCCAGAAGCTGGTCGAGGAAGACCCCTCGCTCAGCCACGAGCACAATGCCGATACGGGCGAACTGGTGCTGCACGGTCAGGGCGAGGTGCACCTCCAGATCGCCATCGAGCGGCTGCGCAACCGCTACAAGCTGGGCCTCAAGGGGGTCCATCCCCAGGTCGCCTACAAGGAGACCATCCGCAAGGCGGCCACCCAGCATTCCCGCCACAAGAAACAGTCGGGCGGCCACGGCGAATTCGCGGACGTGCATCTGGAGGTCAAGCCCCTGCCGCGCGGGTCCGGATTCGTCTTCGACGAAAAGATCACCGGCGGCGCGGTGCCGCGCAACTATATCCCGGCGGTGGAACATGGCGTGCGGGAATTCCTCTCCCGAGGTCCGCTCGGCTTTCCGGTGGTGGACATGGCCGTCACCTTGACCGATGGCCAGTTCCATGCGGTGGACAGTTCCGATATGGCGTTCCGCAAAGCGGCCCAGCAGGGCATGCGCGAGGCCATGCCCAACTGCCAGCCGGTACTGCTGGAGCCGGTCAACAAGGTCGCCATTGCCGTCCCCACCGACTTCACTTCCAAGGTGCAGCGGCTGGTCAGCGGCCGGCGCGGCCAGATTCTCGGCTACGACGCGCGACCGGGCTGGAAGGGCTGGGACGAGGTTCAGGCGTTGATGCCGGCCTCGGAAATGCACGATTTGATCGTCGAACTACGGTCCATGACCCTGGGAGTCGGTACCTTCACGGCCGCCTTCGACCACCTGCAGGAACTGACCGGCAAACTGGCCGACGATATCGCGGCCCGCCGCAACGCCAACAACGGCGCCCATTAG